The Pseudomonadota bacterium genome window below encodes:
- a CDS encoding alpha/beta hydrolase has product MKLSLTLIAAFVLLAFGPIAPSAAQSTCGPDALQDSGSIYRICMPPAEDYNNRLVIWAHGFQDATEPVSIPEDQLCFDDVCLDDLFNGLGYGFATNSYSKTGLAILQGSDDILDLVDIFTEEQGAPERVYLVGASEGGIITTLLTEGSPEVIDGGVAACGPIGDFNLQLEYFGNARLVFEVLWPGLLPGGPFNEPQDIADNWPDYFFQAIEPALRANPGRLLEWVASAELPVDPNDFLTSAINSAEAVLRYAVVNYDDATQVLGGFPFGNTDKVFGGVRLAELINDRVQRVEADPAALAEIENYQTTGSLDRPLITIHTTADEQVPYFHAPIYVLKTVLNLDYLTQHFHIPYDRYGHCNFTSTEALVAFLLVLLYAGDLFEVQGVGEILPAEQLADFEAKAREYGIRYRLEGHPRVVSSKE; this is encoded by the coding sequence ATGAAGCTCTCGCTAACGCTGATCGCCGCCTTCGTGCTGCTTGCCTTCGGTCCCATCGCTCCGTCCGCTGCCCAGTCGACCTGCGGGCCAGACGCGCTGCAGGACAGCGGCTCCATCTACCGCATCTGCATGCCCCCAGCCGAGGACTACAACAACCGGCTGGTGATTTGGGCCCACGGTTTCCAGGATGCGACGGAGCCGGTCAGCATCCCGGAGGATCAGCTCTGCTTCGACGACGTTTGCTTGGACGACCTGTTCAACGGCCTGGGCTACGGCTTCGCCACCAACAGCTACTCCAAGACCGGCCTCGCCATCCTCCAGGGCTCGGACGACATCCTCGATCTCGTCGATATCTTCACGGAGGAGCAGGGGGCTCCGGAGCGAGTGTACCTCGTGGGAGCGTCCGAGGGCGGCATCATCACGACGCTGCTCACCGAAGGAAGCCCGGAGGTAATCGATGGTGGCGTCGCCGCCTGTGGGCCGATCGGAGACTTCAACCTGCAGCTCGAATACTTTGGCAACGCTCGCCTCGTGTTCGAAGTGCTCTGGCCCGGTCTGCTCCCGGGCGGTCCCTTCAACGAGCCCCAGGACATCGCCGACAACTGGCCCGACTACTTCTTCCAGGCGATCGAACCCGCCCTACGGGCGAACCCGGGGCGCCTGCTCGAGTGGGTCGCGTCCGCCGAGTTGCCGGTGGATCCAAACGACTTTCTGACCAGCGCGATCAACAGTGCCGAGGCTGTGCTGCGCTACGCGGTGGTCAACTACGACGACGCCACGCAAGTACTCGGGGGTTTTCCCTTCGGCAACACCGACAAGGTGTTCGGCGGCGTCCGCCTCGCTGAGCTGATCAACGATCGCGTGCAGCGGGTGGAGGCTGACCCGGCTGCGCTGGCCGAGATTGAAAACTACCAAACCACCGGCAGTCTCGATCGGCCGCTGATCACCATCCACACGACTGCCGACGAGCAAGTGCCGTACTTCCATGCGCCGATCTACGTGTTGAAGACGGTGCTGAATCTCGACTATCTCACGCAGCACTTTCATATCCCTTACGACCGTTACGGCCACTGCAACTTCACCAGCACGGAAGCGCTGGTCGCCTTCCTGCTGGTATTGTTGTACGCGGGTGACCTGTTCGAGGTGCAGGGCGTGGGGGAGATTCTGCCCGCTGAGCAGCTGGCAGACTTCGAGGCGAAGGCTCGCGAGTACGGAATTCGTTACCGGCTCGAGGGGCATCCGCGCGTGGTGTCATCTAAGGAGTAA